In Odontesthes bonariensis isolate fOdoBon6 chromosome 20, fOdoBon6.hap1, whole genome shotgun sequence, a genomic segment contains:
- the shisa2b gene encoding protein shisa-2: MWGGGFPMSVSVIVTLLLVIIDVKASGEYCHGWHDSQKAWREGFQCPEKIDAEDAIICCGKCELRYCCSSTDARLDQGSCDNDRQAKDPGKETKESKDSRAVPIYVPFLIVGSVFVAFILVGSVVAVCCCRCLRPKQELSAAGATGGGTTGGRLLETIPMMANTSRGSSSRQSSTATSSSSSAPPVGPRNAPPPHMRAQASCCLPPDASVFVNMPTNFSVLNCQQATQIMPHQGQFLHPQYIGYAHAVSATPTYLDPTQGGYRPLQSPCPPPTGGSSITSDQKYPPVTV, encoded by the exons ATGTGGGGAGGAGGTTTCCCGATGTCTGTCAGCGTGATTGTGACGCTGCTCCTGGTCATTATTGACGTGAAGGCCAGTGGAGAATATTGCCACGGGTGGCACGACTcccagaaagcctggagagaAGGATTCCAGTGCCCGGAGAAGATCGACGCAGAGGACGCGATCATCTGCTGCGGGAAATGCGAATTACGCTATTGCTGCTCCAGCACTGACGCGCGGCTGGATCAGGGGAGCTGCGATAACGACCGACAGGCAAAAGACCCCGGGAAAGAGACCAAAGAGAGCAAGGACTCCCGTGCAG TTCCCATCTATGTGCCATTCCTGATTGTGGGCTCTGTGTTTGTTGCCTTCATCCTGGTTGGCTCTGTGGTTGCTGTGTGTTGCTGCCGCTGCCTCCGACCCAAGCAGGAACTGTCAGCAGCAGGTGCCACAGGAGGCGGTACAACAGGTGGGCGCCTCTTGGAAACCATCCCCATGATGGCAAACACCTCGAGGGGCTCCTCGTCCCGGCAGTCCAGCACAGCCACCTCGTCCAGCTCCTCTGCTCCGCCTGTGGGCCCCCGCAATGCCCCGCCTCCTCACATGCGAGCGCAGGCCTCTTGCTGCTTGCCACCTGACGCCAGCGTCTTCGTCAACATGCCAACTAACTTCTCCGTTCTCAACTGCCAGCAGGCAACACAAATCATGCCTCACCAGGGACAGTTCTTGCACCCGCAGTACATCGGCTATGCCCACGCTGTGTCCGCTACCCCAACCTATTTGGACCCTACTCAGGGAGGATATAGACCTCTCCAGTCCCCCTGCCCTCCTCCCACCGGTGGGTCCAGTATCACCAGTGACCAGAAATACCCCCCTGTGACAGTGTGA
- the spice1 gene encoding spindle and centriole-associated protein 1 isoform X1 codes for MSFVRAGRPQQHTKGKRPVRPKKTTAPKRDWVGTVNDLSVHKPTPAELSHRHEIHKSHNKAAAQWELREKALKRRLRHVGSPAPMDQASLSIIREVFSDQLLLQDVLARSDRAMAVVKDLFGDAPRRQTGYPSVTVAPNGDFDSELPVLQKPDRPTHLSLLSQSMMDQEALNELEVSKLDQREEDDDPSCSSENHVIRRANVRKMKTMSRGRVQQQKVHHLNCHQGDKDNVPVTPCTSGRGPDQTALNATVAVQRVRSKQNRSEEGDEETSALVTQVLNPEFPLRRSGRIGSRMNRTRTGVSQSSELDGSSVASLSGDQSSLGLLQAMLGQVEEDLDSLSPDAVLGSAQSPKQLRTQGLTGFSVALVSTLGRLVHLLKQREAEAQKEAEERRRLQEELKEHRGLIDALTAETMTLREEAAALQEGFQQRTAELEQKLDTVVLVMGGLELLGEHMNPLQDSDARAAVCYTAPVAEKAPKHTRVCASSAVLLSPPRQRDNLQLSPGTHHVPLQRQLHSLDNRHSYEDVYAHVSASSLNSLPLSRHPSSSSLSLTSDSLRSQLSPDAMLVEITQLSRQNDLIKAQLSQAKCLESGVGETSNDNETRRRSSPISTGRVTPQSVGERRTSGSRSAGRANQHIRGLEDEPLTQEVTSISEARKTSETHTQASSNSLGINNVEQRLLELNRQSAAARGRLIELIEQQKQSVAVKVSPTVSPIPPSAFSPHTAAGGGSPEVSMLLPERELPSHNDGVRRSAGSLTSSPSFSFETRNGTLQMEKQRGRDGWFALSNHVR; via the exons ATGTCGTTTGTGAGAGCGGGGCGTCCACAACAACACACCAAAGGGAAAAGGCCTGTTCGGCCTAAGAAGACAACAGCTCCCAAAAGAGACTGGGTG GGCACGGTCAATGACCTGTCTGTGCACAAGCCGACGCCTGCCGAGCTG AGTCATCGGCATGAGATCCACAAGTCTCACAACAAAGCTGCGGCTCAGTGGGAGCTGAGAGAGAAAGCCCTGAAACGCCGTCTCAGACATGTTGGGAGCCCCGCGCCTATGGACCAGGCCAGCCTCAGCATCATCAGGGAG GTTTTCTCcgatcagctgctgctgcaggatgtGCTGGCCCGCTCCGACAGAGCCATGGCTGTGGTCAAAGACCTGTTTGGAGATGCTCCACGGAGACAGACTG GGTACCCCAGTGTGACCGTGGCTCCAAACGGTGACTTTGACTCAGAGCTGCCTGTTCTCCAGAAACCAGATCGTCCAACTCACCTTTCTCTGCTCAGCCAGTCTATGATGGATCAAGAG GCTCTTAATGAACTAGAGGTTTCAAAGTTAGACCAAAGAGAAGAGGATGATGATCCGTCATGCAGTTCAGAGAATCATGTAATCCGGAG GGCAAATGTACGAAAAATGAAGACGATGTCTCGGGGCAGAGTTCAGCAACAGAAAGTTCATCATCTCAACTGTCACCAAGGAGACAAAGACAATGTTCCTGTGACCCCCTGCACATCAGGAAGAGGACCAGACCAAACAG CCCTCAACGCCACTGTGGCTGTTCAGCGTGTTCGGTCCAAACAGAATCGGTCTGAGGAAGGTGATGAAGAAACGTCTGCCTTGGTTACTCAGGTCCTGAATCCTGAATTTCCACTCCGTCGGTCAG GAAGGATCGGCAGTCGCATGAACAGGACCAGGACGGGTGTTTCTCAGAGTTCAGAGCTGGACGGTTCATCTGTTGCCTCTCTCAGTGGGGACCAGTCCAGTCTGGGCCTGCTGCAGGCCATGTTGGGTCAGGTGGAAGAGGACTTGGACAGTCTGAGTCCTGACGCAGTACTGGGATCAGCACAGAGTCCGAAACAGCTCCGAACACaaggtctcactgggttctcaGTCGCCTTGGTGTCGACACTTGGACGTTTAGTTCACCTCCTTAAGCAG AGGGAAGCTGAAGCTCAGAAAGAGGCTGAGGAAAGAAGAAGACTGCAGGAGGAGTTAAAAGAGCACCGGGGGCTTATTGATGCTCTCACTGCTGAAACAATGACTCTCAGAGAAGAGGCTGCTGCCCTGCAG GAAGGATTCCAGCAGCGCACAGCTGAGTTGGAGCAGAAGTTGGACACAGTGGTGTTGGTGATGGGCGGACTTGAACTCCTGGGAGAACACATGAACCCACTACAAGATTCTGACGCTAGAGCTGCAG TGTGTTACACTGCTCCGGTCGCTGAGAAAGCCCCCAAGCACACACGAGTTTGTGCTTCTTCTGCCGTCCTGCTCTCCCCACCTCGTCAGAGAGACAACTTGCAGCTAAGTCCCG GGACTCATCATGTGCCATTGCAGCGTCAGCTTCATTCTTTAGATAATCGGCACTCCTATGAGGATGTCTACGCTCACGTCTCTGCCTCGAGTCTCAACAGTCTACCACTCAGCAGACATCCCTCCAGCTCCTCGCTATCCCTAACCTCAGACTCTCTCCGCTCGCAGTTGTCTCCAGATGCAATGCTGGTTGAGATCACCCAGCTGAGCAGGCAGAACGATCTAATCAAAGCCCAGCTCAGCCAGGCCAAGTGCCTCGAGTCCGGGGTCGGAGAGACGTCTAACGACAATGAGACGCGGAGGAGGTCGAGCCCCATCAGCACAGGGAGAGTCACACCTCAGAGCGTCGGGGAGAGGAGGACGTCTGGGTCCAGAAGCGCAGGCCGAGCGAACCAGCACATCCGGGGCCTGGAAGATGAGCCATTGACTCAAGAGGTGACATCCATATCGGAAGCTCGGAAAACTTCAGAAACCCACACACAG GCTTCGTCCAACAGCCTCGGTATAAACAATGTTGAACAGCGCCTCCTGGAGCTCAACAGGCAAAGTGCAGCAGCTCGGGGTCGACTCATTGAGCTTATTGAGCAACAGAAGCAAAGTGTTGCAGTCAAAGTCTCTCCCACCGTCTCCCCCATCCCTCCCTCTGCCTTCAGCCCACATACAGCAG ctggaggaggaagccCAGAGGTGTCAATGCTGCTGCCAGAGCGGGAGCTCCCGTCACATAATGATGGAGTGAGAcg ATCTGCTGGTTCTCTTACATCTTCACCCAGTTTTAGTTTTGAAACCAGGAATGGAACAttacag ATGGAGAAGCAAAGAGGAAGAGACGGGTGGTTTGCTTTGTCTAATCACGTGAGATGA
- the spice1 gene encoding spindle and centriole-associated protein 1 isoform X2 encodes MSFVRAGRPQQHTKGKRPVRPKKTTAPKRDWVGTVNDLSVHKPTPAELSHRHEIHKSHNKAAAQWELREKALKRRLRHVGSPAPMDQASLSIIREVFSDQLLLQDVLARSDRAMAVVKDLFGDAPRRQTGYPSVTVAPNGDFDSELPVLQKPDRPTHLSLLSQSMMDQEALNELEVSKLDQREEDDDPSCSSENHVIRRANVRKMKTMSRGRVQQQKVHHLNCHQGDKDNVPVTPCTSGRGPDQTALNATVAVQRVRSKQNRSEEGDEETSALVTQVLNPEFPLRRSGRIGSRMNRTRTGVSQSSELDGSSVASLSGDQSSLGLLQAMLGQVEEDLDSLSPDAVLGSAQSPKQLRTQGLTGFSVALVSTLGRLVHLLKQREAEAQKEAEERRRLQEELKEHRGLIDALTAETMTLREEAAALQEGFQQRTAELEQKLDTVVLVMGGLELLGEHMNPLQDSDARAAVCYTAPVAEKAPKHTRVCASSAVLLSPPRQRDNLQLSPGTHHVPLQRQLHSLDNRHSYEDVYAHVSASSLNSLPLSRHPSSSSLSLTSDSLRSQLSPDAMLVEITQLSRQNDLIKAQLSQAKCLESGVGETSNDNETRRRSSPISTGRVTPQSVGERRTSGSRSAGRANQHIRGLEDEPLTQEASSNSLGINNVEQRLLELNRQSAAARGRLIELIEQQKQSVAVKVSPTVSPIPPSAFSPHTAAGGGSPEVSMLLPERELPSHNDGVRRSAGSLTSSPSFSFETRNGTLQMEKQRGRDGWFALSNHVR; translated from the exons ATGTCGTTTGTGAGAGCGGGGCGTCCACAACAACACACCAAAGGGAAAAGGCCTGTTCGGCCTAAGAAGACAACAGCTCCCAAAAGAGACTGGGTG GGCACGGTCAATGACCTGTCTGTGCACAAGCCGACGCCTGCCGAGCTG AGTCATCGGCATGAGATCCACAAGTCTCACAACAAAGCTGCGGCTCAGTGGGAGCTGAGAGAGAAAGCCCTGAAACGCCGTCTCAGACATGTTGGGAGCCCCGCGCCTATGGACCAGGCCAGCCTCAGCATCATCAGGGAG GTTTTCTCcgatcagctgctgctgcaggatgtGCTGGCCCGCTCCGACAGAGCCATGGCTGTGGTCAAAGACCTGTTTGGAGATGCTCCACGGAGACAGACTG GGTACCCCAGTGTGACCGTGGCTCCAAACGGTGACTTTGACTCAGAGCTGCCTGTTCTCCAGAAACCAGATCGTCCAACTCACCTTTCTCTGCTCAGCCAGTCTATGATGGATCAAGAG GCTCTTAATGAACTAGAGGTTTCAAAGTTAGACCAAAGAGAAGAGGATGATGATCCGTCATGCAGTTCAGAGAATCATGTAATCCGGAG GGCAAATGTACGAAAAATGAAGACGATGTCTCGGGGCAGAGTTCAGCAACAGAAAGTTCATCATCTCAACTGTCACCAAGGAGACAAAGACAATGTTCCTGTGACCCCCTGCACATCAGGAAGAGGACCAGACCAAACAG CCCTCAACGCCACTGTGGCTGTTCAGCGTGTTCGGTCCAAACAGAATCGGTCTGAGGAAGGTGATGAAGAAACGTCTGCCTTGGTTACTCAGGTCCTGAATCCTGAATTTCCACTCCGTCGGTCAG GAAGGATCGGCAGTCGCATGAACAGGACCAGGACGGGTGTTTCTCAGAGTTCAGAGCTGGACGGTTCATCTGTTGCCTCTCTCAGTGGGGACCAGTCCAGTCTGGGCCTGCTGCAGGCCATGTTGGGTCAGGTGGAAGAGGACTTGGACAGTCTGAGTCCTGACGCAGTACTGGGATCAGCACAGAGTCCGAAACAGCTCCGAACACaaggtctcactgggttctcaGTCGCCTTGGTGTCGACACTTGGACGTTTAGTTCACCTCCTTAAGCAG AGGGAAGCTGAAGCTCAGAAAGAGGCTGAGGAAAGAAGAAGACTGCAGGAGGAGTTAAAAGAGCACCGGGGGCTTATTGATGCTCTCACTGCTGAAACAATGACTCTCAGAGAAGAGGCTGCTGCCCTGCAG GAAGGATTCCAGCAGCGCACAGCTGAGTTGGAGCAGAAGTTGGACACAGTGGTGTTGGTGATGGGCGGACTTGAACTCCTGGGAGAACACATGAACCCACTACAAGATTCTGACGCTAGAGCTGCAG TGTGTTACACTGCTCCGGTCGCTGAGAAAGCCCCCAAGCACACACGAGTTTGTGCTTCTTCTGCCGTCCTGCTCTCCCCACCTCGTCAGAGAGACAACTTGCAGCTAAGTCCCG GGACTCATCATGTGCCATTGCAGCGTCAGCTTCATTCTTTAGATAATCGGCACTCCTATGAGGATGTCTACGCTCACGTCTCTGCCTCGAGTCTCAACAGTCTACCACTCAGCAGACATCCCTCCAGCTCCTCGCTATCCCTAACCTCAGACTCTCTCCGCTCGCAGTTGTCTCCAGATGCAATGCTGGTTGAGATCACCCAGCTGAGCAGGCAGAACGATCTAATCAAAGCCCAGCTCAGCCAGGCCAAGTGCCTCGAGTCCGGGGTCGGAGAGACGTCTAACGACAATGAGACGCGGAGGAGGTCGAGCCCCATCAGCACAGGGAGAGTCACACCTCAGAGCGTCGGGGAGAGGAGGACGTCTGGGTCCAGAAGCGCAGGCCGAGCGAACCAGCACATCCGGGGCCTGGAAGATGAGCCATTGACTCAAGAG GCTTCGTCCAACAGCCTCGGTATAAACAATGTTGAACAGCGCCTCCTGGAGCTCAACAGGCAAAGTGCAGCAGCTCGGGGTCGACTCATTGAGCTTATTGAGCAACAGAAGCAAAGTGTTGCAGTCAAAGTCTCTCCCACCGTCTCCCCCATCCCTCCCTCTGCCTTCAGCCCACATACAGCAG ctggaggaggaagccCAGAGGTGTCAATGCTGCTGCCAGAGCGGGAGCTCCCGTCACATAATGATGGAGTGAGAcg ATCTGCTGGTTCTCTTACATCTTCACCCAGTTTTAGTTTTGAAACCAGGAATGGAACAttacag ATGGAGAAGCAAAGAGGAAGAGACGGGTGGTTTGCTTTGTCTAATCACGTGAGATGA